The Pseudoxanthobacter soli DSM 19599 genome contains a region encoding:
- a CDS encoding FkbM family methyltransferase, whose translation MAAEIRRQALLYAATIPHFDKRAVGIAAGRFLPWFERVVPGGHAGLRRFRFPDRCSISPYRREGRFATSLRDDFPVIDARMAPAMSRPELDGTAPQALASEESRRRSLYTSVDLDMAALERSTFALALIRRQHGAASALGNFAETLITKASESYAQIFQDLFALHMSGGKRGGFFVEVGTGDGILISNTYLLEKAYGWQGIVVEPNPVFHQSLLKNRACAVMTDCVLDVTGRTVSFDCTLEPEFSGINQELGDRPVSSSDVAERERPVQTIELTTVSLNDLLTRANAPAQIDFLSLDVEGAELTILSTFDFDRWQIGCLTIEHNFDARREDIYRLLESKGYYRVFPEISQWDDWYVSADLLRSRPDAAGLLPPEAVMPPVERAQALVRWAAQAMEQGDFDIARTLCHRAIQISPQLPDAQRTLDEIAQRAGQGAELPPPDAVPPAERTHAFVRWAIRAVGQGDFDVARTLCHRAAEISPQLSDPYRTLAEIAQREGQAVVALHHWRRAVGLAPNDYWAHIGLADLLIATGKLDEAKAVLERAVTLSEQPTRATELLGQIGSKP comes from the coding sequence GTGGCGGCGGAAATCCGTCGTCAGGCGCTCCTTTACGCGGCGACAATACCGCATTTCGACAAGCGAGCCGTCGGGATCGCTGCCGGCCGCTTTCTTCCGTGGTTCGAACGGGTTGTGCCCGGCGGACATGCGGGATTACGGCGCTTTCGCTTCCCCGACCGATGCAGTATCAGTCCCTATCGGCGCGAAGGTCGTTTCGCCACCTCGCTCCGGGACGATTTTCCTGTGATCGACGCGAGGATGGCGCCTGCAATGTCACGGCCGGAACTTGATGGAACCGCTCCCCAGGCTCTGGCCAGCGAGGAAAGTCGCCGGCGCAGTCTCTACACCAGTGTCGACCTCGACATGGCGGCGCTCGAGCGCAGCACCTTTGCCTTGGCGCTGATCCGCCGGCAGCACGGGGCTGCCAGTGCGCTCGGGAATTTCGCCGAGACGCTCATCACCAAGGCCTCGGAGTCCTATGCCCAGATCTTTCAGGATCTGTTCGCTCTCCACATGAGTGGGGGAAAGCGGGGCGGCTTCTTCGTCGAGGTCGGCACGGGCGACGGCATTCTTATCTCGAACACCTATCTCCTGGAGAAGGCGTACGGATGGCAGGGCATCGTCGTCGAGCCCAATCCCGTCTTTCACCAGTCGCTCCTGAAGAACCGCGCCTGCGCGGTGATGACGGACTGCGTACTCGACGTCACGGGCAGGACCGTTTCCTTCGACTGCACGCTGGAGCCCGAATTCTCCGGAATCAATCAGGAACTCGGCGACAGGCCGGTCTCGTCCAGCGATGTCGCGGAGCGGGAGCGCCCGGTGCAGACGATCGAGCTGACGACCGTGTCGCTCAACGACCTGCTGACGCGGGCGAACGCGCCGGCGCAGATTGATTTTCTGTCGCTTGATGTCGAGGGGGCCGAACTGACCATCCTCAGCACGTTCGACTTCGACCGCTGGCAGATCGGATGCCTCACCATCGAGCACAACTTCGACGCGCGGCGCGAGGACATATACAGGCTTCTGGAATCGAAAGGGTACTATCGGGTCTTTCCGGAGATTTCCCAGTGGGACGACTGGTATGTCTCCGCCGATTTGCTGCGTTCACGCCCCGACGCCGCCGGCCTGCTCCCGCCGGAGGCGGTGATGCCGCCCGTCGAGCGCGCCCAGGCCCTAGTCCGCTGGGCGGCCCAAGCAATGGAGCAGGGCGACTTCGACATCGCGCGCACGCTGTGCCATCGGGCGATCCAGATCAGCCCGCAGCTGCCGGATGCCCAGCGCACGCTTGACGAGATCGCCCAACGCGCTGGGCAGGGCGCCGAGCTTCCCCCGCCTGACGCGGTGCCGCCCGCCGAGCGCACTCACGCCTTCGTTCGCTGGGCGATCCGTGCCGTCGGGCAGGGCGACTTCGACGTCGCACGCACGCTGTGCCATCGGGCGGCTGAGATCAGCCCGCAATTGTCGGACCCCTACCGCACGCTGGCCGAGATCGCCCAACGCGAGGGGCAGGCCGTCGTCGCGCTCCATCACTGGCGCCGCGCCGTCGGCCTCGCGCCGAACGACTACTGGGCGCATATCGGGCTGGCCGACCTTCTCATTGCCACCGGCAAACTGGACGAGGCGAAGGCAGTCCTGGAGCGGGCCGTGACCCTCTCGGAACAGCCGACGCGGGCCACGGAGTTGCTGGGTCAGATCGGAAGCAAGCCCTGA
- a CDS encoding alpha/beta hydrolase: MMGGSTKGRFRRALGRLAMPLRWLAVAVAVLFANVAMAAAQAPLAPYKDDLFKYPAVLSSSYGGDYLTIQYVKQRDIWQRDEVWEQKVHGEYVTLLGFGNSESHITLNVGDRQVKYIAAGRRTGARLIVIYLHGVGGNRFQGNNDWMFGGNFNRIKNLMVRNGGLYVSTDFSNFEARGAEDVKALMTTLAADNPGAPIFVACGSYGGVLCWQVAEDPATARLMGGMLLLGSVVDDKYLSVIAAEKPSRWLPIYIGHGSDDAVIPWIGQEAFFKKVKQAEPDYPIRFVLFDTGSHGTPIRMTDWRQVLNWMLTVRGG; this comes from the coding sequence ATGATGGGCGGAAGCACGAAAGGCCGGTTTCGGCGCGCCCTTGGCCGGCTGGCGATGCCGCTGCGGTGGCTCGCCGTGGCCGTTGCCGTCCTCTTCGCCAACGTCGCCATGGCCGCCGCGCAGGCGCCGCTCGCCCCCTATAAGGACGACCTGTTCAAGTACCCGGCCGTGCTCTCCAGCAGCTATGGCGGCGATTATCTCACCATTCAGTACGTCAAGCAGCGCGATATCTGGCAGCGCGACGAGGTGTGGGAACAGAAGGTCCACGGCGAATACGTGACGCTGCTCGGCTTCGGCAATTCCGAAAGCCACATCACGCTCAATGTCGGCGACCGGCAGGTGAAGTACATCGCCGCCGGCCGGCGGACCGGCGCCCGCCTGATCGTGATCTACCTGCACGGCGTCGGCGGCAACCGCTTCCAGGGCAACAACGACTGGATGTTCGGCGGCAACTTCAACCGCATCAAGAACCTGATGGTGCGCAACGGCGGGCTCTATGTCTCGACGGATTTCTCGAATTTCGAGGCGCGCGGTGCCGAAGACGTGAAGGCGCTGATGACCACACTCGCCGCCGACAATCCCGGCGCGCCGATCTTCGTCGCCTGCGGATCCTATGGCGGCGTGCTGTGCTGGCAGGTGGCGGAAGACCCCGCCACCGCCCGCCTGATGGGCGGTATGCTGCTGCTCGGCTCCGTCGTCGACGACAAGTACCTCTCCGTCATCGCCGCCGAGAAGCCGTCGCGATGGCTGCCGATCTATATCGGCCACGGCAGCGACGATGCCGTCATCCCCTGGATCGGCCAGGAGGCCTTCTTCAAGAAGGTGAAGCAGGCCGAGCCGGACTATCCGATCCGTTTCGTGCTGTTCGATACCGGCTCCCACGGCACGCCGATCCGCATGACGGACTGGCGTCAGGTGCTGAACTGGATGCTCACGGTCAGGGGCGGGTAG
- a CDS encoding HesA/MoeB/ThiF family protein produces the protein MEQQGEPQPVFAGDEIARYARQLVLPEVGGPGQQRLKAARVLVVGAGGLGSPLALYLAAAGIGTVGVVDDDTVAVSNLQRQVIHGTADIGRPKVDSAADAIGRLNPHVTVERHALRLDADNAEALVAAYDVVADGSDNFATRYLLADSCALLRRPLVSAALGRFDGTLTTLMPWTTRDDGTSNPTYRDLFPSPPAEGTIPNCEEAGVLGTVAGLMGTLQATEVVRVLLGIGRPLVGRLLIVDALSMRFETIEY, from the coding sequence ATGGAACAGCAGGGCGAGCCGCAACCGGTGTTCGCGGGTGACGAGATCGCCCGCTATGCCCGCCAGCTTGTGCTGCCGGAGGTGGGTGGCCCCGGCCAACAGAGGCTGAAGGCGGCCCGCGTTCTCGTCGTCGGAGCGGGAGGGCTCGGTTCGCCCCTCGCGCTCTATCTCGCCGCTGCCGGGATCGGGACCGTCGGTGTCGTCGACGACGACACGGTGGCGGTGTCCAATCTCCAGCGTCAGGTCATCCATGGCACCGCCGATATCGGACGGCCTAAGGTGGACAGTGCGGCCGATGCCATCGGCCGGCTCAACCCCCATGTGACGGTCGAGAGGCACGCCCTGCGCCTCGATGCGGACAACGCCGAGGCGCTCGTCGCGGCCTATGACGTCGTCGCGGACGGGTCCGACAATTTCGCCACCCGCTATCTTCTCGCCGATAGCTGCGCCCTGCTGCGGCGCCCGCTGGTGAGTGCCGCGCTCGGCCGCTTCGACGGCACGCTGACGACACTGATGCCGTGGACCACCCGGGACGACGGGACATCGAATCCCACCTATCGCGATCTGTTTCCTTCCCCGCCGGCGGAGGGTACGATTCCGAATTGCGAGGAGGCCGGGGTGCTCGGGACCGTGGCCGGCCTTATGGGCACCCTGCAGGCGACGGAGGTGGTCCGCGTGCTGCTCGGGATCGGCCGTCCGCTGGTCGGGCGCCTGCTGATCGTCGATGCGCTGTCGATGCGCTTCGAGACCATCGAATATTGA